One region of Kwoniella pini CBS 10737 chromosome 6, complete sequence genomic DNA includes:
- a CDS encoding pre-mRNA-splicing factor SLU7 produces MSNASAALQGGKISREEFRRQKDLDAARKAGTAPAAVDEEGNAINPHIPEYITKAPWYADTGKPSLAHQRIGRSDGPALKMDEWYERGQTAGPAAKKYRKGACENCGAMTHKKKDCLERPRKKGAKFTNTNIAPDEVIQNFASDYDSKRDRWNGYDPSSYKNVVDEYEATEAARKKFREEEIDNQTSNADLSTAKKLAKKEKQDNDDDFGSSDEDEDDEDKYAEAADQIGQKLDTKTRITVRNLRIREDTAKYLHNLDADSAYYDPKTRSMRDAPVQGMAPEDMKFAGDNFQRFSGDATNIQKLQMFAWQSAQRGNNVHMLANPTAGELLHKEFQEKKEVLKDTNKSSILARYGGEEHLERLPRELLNGQTEDYVEYSRSGQIVKGREKAVTRSKYDEDVYINNHTAIWGSFYDLSTGQWGFACCHSVLSGSYCTGEAGKTANSSSSVQALLESAAKVKAIEEAGEKERKSLKDEHVENLLKLNGKNKEKDGPIYGNRPDDMLNQDKEIELNRDKLKKALAEEKKRKDLNENEAWEQNKKSKTDVSQEELEAYRLSRQGYDDPMANYKDTEDY; encoded by the exons ATGTCGAACGCTAGTG CTGCCCTGCAAGGGGGTAAGATATCACGGGAAGAGTTCAGACGACAAAAGGATCTTGATGCGGCTCGTAAAGCAGGTACAGCTCCCGCAGcagttgatgaagaaggaaatgcTATCAACCCACATATCCCTGAATATATAACAAAAGCACCATGGTACGCTGATACGGGTAAACCTTCGTTGGCGCATCAACGTATAGGCAGGAGTGATGGACCAGCCTTGAAGATGGATGAATGGTACGAAAGGGGTCAAACTGCCGGTCCAGCAGCAAAAAAATATCGGAAAGGAGCATGTGAGAACTGTGGAGCAATGACACATAAGAAAAAAGATTGTTTAGAAAGACCTCGTAAGAAAGGTGCAAAATTTACTAATACAAATATTGCTCCTGATGAAgttattcaaaatttcgCAAGTGATTATGATTCAAAAAGAGATAGATGGAATGGATATGATCCTTCATCTTACAAAAATGTTGtagatgaatatgaagCTACAGAAGCTGCAAGGAAAAAGTTtagggaagaagaaattgataatcaaaCTTCAAATGCGGATCTTTCAACAGCTAAGAAATTGgcaaagaaagagaaacaagataatgatgatgatttcggatcaagtgatgaagatgaagatgatgaagataaatatGCGGAAGCAGCCGATCAAATTGGTCAGAAATTAGATACAAAAACTAGAATAACAGTTAGAAATTTACGTATTAGGGAAGATACGGCGAAATATCTACACAACTTGGATGCTGATTCGGCGTACTACGATCCCAAGACTAGATCTATGAGAGATGCTCCTGTACAAGGTATGGCTCCGGAGGAT ATGAAATTCGCGGGAGACAATTTCCAAAGATTCTCGGGTGATGCCacaaatattcaaaaacTACAGATGTTTGCCTGGCAATCAGCTCAGAGAGGGAACAACGTTCATATGCTAGCTAATCCAACAGCAGGAGAATTGTTACATAAAGAATTccaagagaagaaagaagtaCTCAAAGATACGAATAAAAGTTCCATTTTGGCTAGATATGGTGGTGAAGAACATTTGGAAAGGCTACCGAGGGAATTGCTTAACGGTCAGACCGAAGATT ACGTTGAATACTCGAGATCCGGTCAAATAGTCAAAGGTCGAGAAAAGGCTGTCACTAGGTCAAAAtacgatgaagatg TGTATATCAACAATCACACGGCAATTTGGGGATCATTTTACGATTTATCAACGGGACAATGGGGTTTCGCATGTTGTCATTCAGTATTATCAGGATCTTATTGTACAGGTGAAGCAGGTAAAACtgctaattcatcttctagTGTACAAGCTTTATTAGAATCAGCAGCAAAAGTAAAAGCAATAGAAGAAGcaggtgaaaaagaaagaaaatcattaaaagatgaacatgttgaaaatcttcttaaattgaatggaaagaataaagaaaaagatggaCCAATATATGGTAACAGACCTGATGATATgttaaatcaagataaagaaattgaattaaatagagataaattgaaaaaggctttagctgaagaaaagaaaagaaaagatttaaatgaaaatgaagcCTGGgaacaaaataaaaaatcaaaaactGATGTAtctcaagaagaattgg AGGCTTACAGGCTTTCAAGACAAGGTTATGATGATCCAATGGCGAATTATAAAGATACAGAAGATTATTAG
- a CDS encoding transcriptional activator HAP2 → MSTTLPLFSLLHNGGGSYPPSPTFSDPSFSTGYDGAFDLKNGGLGNYNFPTPPQTSNTPSTSSYSSRHLSNYPQLIPPNFSHSSFPTTPDGDDPTSSFLDLDLSQPGPSTYHQISNGHHRYDDALSHHQSTSNGGSFILDGEDYLQHDDDDDDEEGGLINEDIGVEEEDDLVKIENGESDEAQPQDEGGDVDVDNEEPLYVNAKQYHRILKRRLARARLEELNRLVRSRKPYLHESRHRHACSRPRGKGGRFLTAEEIEQMKKEELEKVENGESVEILDGVAIPA, encoded by the exons ATGAGTACGACATTACCGTTATTCTCATTACTACATAATGGAGGTGGATCTTATCCACCAAGTCCCACTTTTTCCGATCCGAGCTTTTCAACAGGTTACGATGGTGcctttgatttgaaaaatggAG gtttaggtaattACAACTTCCCTACGCCACCTCAAACCTCTAATACCccttctacatcttcttATTCTTCAAGACATCTATCCAATTATCCTCAATTGATACCTCCCAATTTCtctcattcttcttttccaactACACCAGATGGGGACGATccaacatcttcatttttgGATTTAGATTTAAGTCAACCAGGTCCATCAACgtatcatcaaatttcaaatggtCATCATCGATATGATGATGCTTTATCACATCATCAATCTACAAGTAATGGAGGATCTTTCATACTTGACGGCGAAGATTACTTACAgcatgatgatgatgatgatgacgaagagGGTGGATTGATTAACGAAGATATAGGggtagaagaggaagatgatttagtcaagattgaaaatggtgaatCGGATGAAGCACAACctcaagatgaaggaggGGATGTTGATGTGGATAATGAAGAACCTCTTTATGTGAATGCGAAGCAGTATCATAGGATACTGAAAAGGCGTTTAGCTAGAGCCagattagaagaattgaatagGCTTGTGAGGTCCAGAAAG CCATATCTTCATGAGTCCAGACATCGTCATGCATGTTCAAGACCTcgtggtaaaggtggaagATTTTTGACCGCCGAGGAGATCgagcagatgaagaaagaggaattgGAAAAAGTGGAGAACGGAGAGTCAGTTGAAATACTAGACGGAGTTGCCATTCCAGCTTAG
- a CDS encoding HAD hydrolase, family IIID, with protein sequence MTTSQSSEEVEIDSQEIAMEDDIDKPVIAIPDIESTENNKKKKLYHSELNEEIKEDDKLNFKENSNEEKDSQNELSSISNDLQIDVEPPTPESSSSSFQIRNNDNDNDNESSSSSSTSLIPLEEELNEQEQEEEENSKILEAVPLSETLEQQEEWWELKMTWSGKVFELKVAGNDMVYDFRDRISQLTGVPPDGQKLINLLPGSKGKLSAEHDATRFGTLGIKKGTKFIMIGTRKEDRFLGKGEFANELTDNFDVKYSKSAPGLHHADDPRNKRKISEICEKIPITVMNEPRKGKKLLVLDLDYTIVDTKPLISGALPSLECARPGLHEFLEAVYPHYDIVIWSQTHWRWLESKLVELDMIGGSRNYKVSFVSDKTTMFPVWSQRNGKPYQHEVKPLAYFWNTFSHWSAKNTIHIDDLSRNFALNPGEGLKIRAFNKAGQAEGMADKELIKLGKYLLDIAKTVEDFTTLDHNKWKLKIQSAKSGNPSVNPNPSNPANPPQ encoded by the exons ATGACAACTTCACAATcttctgaagaagttgaaatagATTCTCAAGAAATCGCaatggaagatgatatcGATAAACCGGTAATTGCTATACCGGATATAGAATCTACTGAGAAtaataagaagaagaaattgtaTCATtctgaattgaatgaagaaattaaagaagatgataagttgaatttcaaaGAAAActcaaatgaagaaaaagattcTCAAAATGAATTGTCATCTATTTCCAACGATTTAcaaattgatgttgaaCCTCCTACAcctgaatcttcttcttcttctttccaaaTTCGAAATAACGATAACGATAACGATAacgaatcatcatcttcatcatcgacTTCGTTAATTCcacttgaagaagagttgaatgaacaagaacaagaagaggaagaaaattcaaaaattctTGAAGCTGTTCCTTTATCAGAAACTTTagaacaacaagaagaatggtgggaattgaaaatgactTGGTCTGGAAAggtatttgaattaaaagttgCAGGTAATGATAT GGTATACGACTTTAGAGATCGAATTTCACAACTTACAGGTGTTCCACCAGATGGTCAAAAACTTAttaatcttcttcctgGTTCAAAAGGGAAACTTTCAGCAGAACATGATGCTACAAGATTTGGTACTTTAGGTATTAAGAAAGGTACAAAGTTTATTATGATTGGTACGAGAAAGGAAGATAGGTTCTTAGGTAAAGGAGAATTCGCCAATGAG CTCACGGATAATTTCGATGttaaatattcaaaatctgCTCCTGGTCTTCATCACGCTGATGATCCTAGAAATAAAAGGAAGATTTCTGAGATCTGCGAGAAAATACCTATCACC GTGATGAATGAACcgagaaaaggaaagaaattATTGGTACTTGATTTAGATTATA CTATTGTCGATACGAAACCATTGATAAGTGGTGCATTACCTTCTTTGGAATGTGCTAGACCTGGTCTTCATGAATTTCTCGAAGCGGTTTATCCTCATTATGATATTGTGATTTGGTCACAAACACATTGGAGATGGCTTGAATCGAAATTAGTGGAATTAGATATGATTGGTGGTTCAAGGAATTATAAAGTATCTTTCGTTTCAGATAAAACAACTATGTTTCCG GTTTGGTCACAACGAAATGGAAAGCCATATCAACATGA GGTAAAACCTCTAGCTTACTTTTGGAATACTTTCTCTCATTGGTCTGCCAAAAAC ACTATACATATAGATGATCTGTCTAGAAATTTCGCATTGAATCCTGGCGAGGGTCTTAAG ATCAGAGCATTTAATAAAGCTGGACAGGCTGAAGGTATGGCCGATAaagaattgatcaaattagGCAAATAT CTTCTTGACATCGCCAAGACCGTAGAAGACTTTACGACATTGGATCATAAT aaatggaaattgaagatccaATCAGCGAAATCTGGCAATCCATCTGTCAATCCCAACCCATCAAATCCTGCTAATCCTCCACAATAA
- a CDS encoding ATP synthase F1, delta subunit codes for MASAMRSVLSRGYASAASTVKAPIQLNSLTGTYATSTYLAALKKSPKDLESLAKDIEAFDKKIKEDAKVNAFIQNPTLSASQRSSALSSILPSGSSPILLNLLTVLSENGRLSSAPRVFQDFGSLISAYRGELEVTVTSADALDNKALNRIEKALKDTEIAKGKTLKVVNRVNPSVLGGLLVDFGDKSIDLSASSKVNRFNAALTQGV; via the exons ATGGCTTCCGCTATGAGGTCTGTCCTTTCTAGAGGTTACGCAAGTGCCGCCTCAACCGTCAAG GCCCCCATCCAACTTAACTCCCTTACCGGTACTTACGCCACTTCAACCTACCTTGCTGctttaaaaaaatcacCAAAGGATTTGGAAAGCCTGGCTAAGGATATCGAAGCTTTTGAtaagaagatcaaagagGATGCCAAGGTTAACGCTTTCATCC AAAACCCAACTCTCTCTGCTTCTCAACGATCATCCGCTCTCTCTTCAATCCTCCCATCAGGCTCATCCCCTATTCTCCTCAACCTTTTGACCGTCCTCTCAGAGAACGGTAGATTATCATCCGCCCCTAGAGTTTTCCAAGATTTCGGTTCTCTCATCTCAGCTTACAGAGGTGAACTTGAAGTTACCGTTACTTCTGCCGACGCATTAGACAACAAAGCTTTGAACCGAATTGAGAAAGCTTTGAAAGATACTGAAATCGCTAAAGGTAAAACCCTGAAGGTTGTTAACAGG GTCAACCCATCTGTCCTCGGTGGTCTTCTCGTTGACTTCGGAGACAAATCCATCGATCTCTCTGCTTCTTCAAAGGTCAACCGATTCAACGCTGCTCTTACTC AAGGTGTATAA
- a CDS encoding branchpoint-bridging protein: MWRPAARTTGTNDVPIGNKRRFGLPEEAPPPSNAPSHAPRPPAVDIQFFNGRQERDRPERDDYGRRDDYDRPRGDFRRDERDSYGGGGGDRFGGGDRGARYDEPDRGRDREREVAAEDGPRKRRSRWGDAKVDVPGLPVAITGKVSQHELDNYAIHVRLEEINRKLRTGDVVPPENQRSPSPPPSYDAYGRRTNTREIRYKKKLEDEKARLVDRAMKSDPNFRPPAEMQNRRGGRPQDKVYIPVKEFPEINFFGLLVGPRGNSLKRMERESGAKISIRGKGSVKEGKGRPGDFPEDEQDELHCLIQAETEEKVKGCVALINRVIETAASTPEGQNDHKRNQLRELASLNGTLRDDENQLCQNCGEKGHRRWECPQQRVYSANVICRLCGGAGHMARDCRGRGDPSLAQNKETAFDSEYTALMAELGEGGSGGPASGRPAGAITGAPPAQDRLPPWRIPENWISHGPGGRGPPGGGGFGGPPQGYGGQQGYGGGGGGGGQGYGYGGGYGGQDGGYGQQQPQAGAADPYAAYYASMGQQAPTAA, translated from the exons ATGTGGCGACCAGCAGCCCGAACCACGGGTACCAATGAT GTTCCTATCGGTAACAAAAGACGATTCGGCTTACCGGAAGAAGCTCCTCCACCTTCCAACGCTCCCTCGCACGCACCAAGACCCCCTGCAGTTgatattcaattcttcaatgGTCGTCAAGAACGTGATCGTCCGGAGAGGGACGATTacggaagaagagatgacTATGATCGACCAAGAGGTGATTTTAGGCGAGATGAACGGGATAGCTATGGTGGTGGTGGCGGGGATAGATTCGGAGGAGGTGATCGAGGGGCACGATATGACGAACCTGATAGAGGAAGAGATAGGGAAAGAGAGGTTGCCGCGGAAG ATGGAccaagaaaaagaaggtcGCGATGGGGTGATGCAAAAGTCGATGTTCCCGGTCTACCAGTAGCAATCACTGGTAAAGTTTCTCAACatgaattagataattATGCTATTCACGTTCGATTGGAAGAAATAAATCGAAAGTTACGAACAGGAGATGTTGTTCcacctgaaaatcaaagatcaCCTTCTCCCCCTCCTTCATATGACGCTTATGGACGAAGGACAAATACTAGGGAAATTAGAtataagaagaaattggaagaCGAAAAAGCCAGATTAGTTGATCGAGCTATGAAATCGGATCCCAATTTCCGACCTCCTGCAGAAATGCAGAATCGACGAGGTGGTAGGCCTCAAGACAAGGTTTACATCCCAGTCAAAGAGTTTCCTGAGATCAATTTCTTCGGTCTATTAGTAGGACCTCGAGGAAACTCGCTGAAGCGAATGGAGAGGGAAAGTGGTGCCAAAATTAGTATTAGGGGTAAAGGTTCGGTCAAAGAGGGTAAAGGTAGACCAGGGGATTTCCCAGAGgatgaacaagatgaattacaTTGTCTCATTCAAGCGGAGACTGAAGAGAAAGTAAAAGGATGTGTGGCATTGATTAACAGGGTTATCGAGACT GCCGCCTCAACACCCGAAGGACAAAATGATCATAAGCGGAATCAACTTCGAGAATTAGCCTCTCTTAACGGTACATTACGAGATGACGAGAACCAGCTATGTCAAAATTGTGGTGAGAAAGGACATCGAAGATGGGAATGTCCCCAACAAAGAGTATACTCTGCCAACGTTATCTGTAGATTATGTGGAGGGGCAGGACACATGGCTAGAGATTGTAGAGGTCGAGGTGACCCTAGCTTGGCCCAAAACAAAGAAACTGCGTTCGATTCCGAATATACCGCTTTGATGGctgaattaggtgaaggtggaagTGGAGGGCCAGCGTCTGGTAGACCAGCGGGTGCTATTACTGGTGCGCCACCTGCTCAAGATAGATTACCACCCTGGAGAATTCCCGAAAACTGGATCAGTC ATGGACCTGGTGGTCGTGGTCCTCCAGGCGGGGGAGGCTTCGGTGGTCCACCTCAAGGATATGGAGGTCAACAAGGATAcggaggtggtggaggtggaggaggacAAGGCTACGGATATGGTGGAGGTTATGGCGGGCAAGATGGTGGATATGGCCAACAACAGCCTCAAGCAGGCGCTGCTGATCCATATGCTGC TTATTACGCTTCCATGGGTCAACAAGCTCCCACAGCTGCCTAG